The following are encoded in a window of Candidatus Hydrogenedentota bacterium genomic DNA:
- a CDS encoding alanine--tRNA ligase, which produces MKSNEIRAGFLEFFRERGHVIEKSDRIVPSNDPTLLFTSAGMVQFKHFYTGETEVPYRRAATSQKCLRAGGKANDLDEVGKTSRHLTFFEMLGNFSFGDYFKHDAIRWSWEFTTEILKFAPEAVVV; this is translated from the coding sequence AAATACGTGCCGGTTTCCTTGAGTTTTTTCGGGAACGTGGTCATGTTATAGAAAAAAGCGATAGAATAGTACCTAGCAATGATCCGACGCTCTTATTTACAAGCGCCGGAATGGTCCAATTTAAACATTTCTATACCGGTGAAACGGAGGTGCCTTATCGACGGGCTGCTACCTCCCAAAAATGTCTGCGCGCCGGCGGCAAAGCAAATGACTTGGATGAAGTCGGCAAAACTTCGCGGCATCTCACGTTTTTTGAGATGCTGGGAAATTTTTCTTTCGGCGACTATTTTAAACATGACGCCATTCGCTGGAGCTGGGAGTTTACCACTGAAATATTGAAGTTTGCGCCGGAGGCAGTCGTGGTC